The nucleotide window GGGAAGGCCTAGACGATCATGGCCACACCGATGTTGCGATCATGGCCTACTCGGCGAAATACGCCTCCGCCTTCTTCGGTCCCTTCCGCGACGCCGTCGGCTCCAGCCTCCAAGGTGACCGCCGCACCTACCAGCAGGACCCCGGCAATGCCCGCGAATCCCTACTGGAAGTCGAACTCGACGTCGCCGAAGGTGCGGACATCGTCATGGTCAAACCGGCATTGCCCTACCTAGATGTTCTGCGCACCGTAGCCGACACCTCCCCAGTCCCCGTTGCCGCATACCAAGTATCGGGGGAGTACGCCATGATCAAAGCCGCCTCCAATAACGGCTGGGTCGACGGTGACGCCGTAATGATGGAAGCACTCACATCCATCAAACGCGCCGGTGCCGACATGATCCTCACCTACGCCGCAGTAGACGCCGCCCGCGAACTTCGCCGCCAGGCAGGTCTGTGATGAAACTCCTGGTTCGCCTCTGGTGGACGCTGATCGTAGTGGAACTGGCCCACCAAGTGGTCTTCGGCTGGATCCAGATATCCAACCCCCAACTCTTCGACGAAGTATTCTCCGCTGTCGGCGCCGATGGGCCCGCAGGTGAAGAAGGCGCAGCCCAAGTAGAAGCCATGCGCCCGCTGCTCATGTGGAGCTCCGTCGCCTTTGCAGGATTCATCAAATTCGCCATGACCTGCTCCGGCCTCGTCGCTGCATACGTCTACCAACGCAGACCAGAATCCATCGCGGCGTCACGAATCCTGATGGTATGGTCCGTGTTCCTTGGCAGCCGCATCCTCAGCGCCTTCTTCCCCCTCGCAGTCGACATTCCCACACCGCTGCTCATCGCCAACGGCTGGGCAAACATCCTCACCGGCGTACTCGCATGCATGTCCGCCTACATCGTGTTCAAAGACCGCAGCCCCGAAAAGAACAAAAACAATAACTCAAACTAAAGGTTGACATAGCTCTCAAGCTTTAGGGGGCACTCGCTTTCACCAAGGTTTGATGTGCTGGCACAATGGCGCCTATGTTGCCGACACCGCAAGCGCCCCTCCTCCAAGCCGCAGCGGGCCTAACACCCGAACGCACACCCGTCTGGTTCATGCGACAAGCAGGCCGCAGCCTTCCCGAATACAAACAAGCTCGCGAAGGCATACCCATGCTGGACTCCTGCTTCATGCCGGAGCTACTGGCGGAAATCACCATGCAACCCGTCCGCCGACACGACGTCGACGCCGCCATCCTCTTCTCCGACATCGTCGTCCCCTTAAAAGCCGCAGGCATCGACGTCGACATCGTCCCGGGCCGCGGACCCGTCATGGCCGCCCCCATCCGCACCCGCGCAGACATCGACGCCCTCCCCATCCTCGACACGAACGTCGAAGAAGTCGCCCAGGGCATCGCCCTCATCAACGAAGAACTCACACCAACCCAAGCCCTCATCGGCTTCGTCGGAGCACCCTTCACCCTCGCCAGCTACCTCATCGAAGGCGGCCCCAGCAAAAACCACGAACGCACCAAAGCTCTCATGCACGACAGCCCCGACGACTGGCACGCCCTCATGGAACGCCTCGTCCCCACCATCACCACCTTCCTGCGGACCCAACTCGACGCCGGCATCGACGCCATGCAACTCTTCGACTCCTGGGTCGGTTTCCTCCCACAAGCCGACTACCGCACCCACGTCTTGCCCTACTCCCAACGCATCCTCGCCAGCGTCCGCGACGCAGGCTACTCCATCCCCCGCATCCACTTCGGCGTCGGCACAGGCGAACTCCTCGGCGCCATGGCCGAAGCAGGTCCTGACGTCGTGGGCGTCGACTGGCGCATCCCCCTCGACGTCGCAGCCTCCCGCATCACCGCGGCGTCACAACCCAAAGTCCTCCAAGGCAACCTCGACCCCGCCCTCCTCTTCGCCAGCGAAGACGCGCTGCGCACACACATCAACCGCATCAAAGACGAAGCCGCCCGCGCCATCGCCGCAGGCAACGCCACCGGACACATCTTCAACCTCGGCCACGGGGTCCTGCCCACCACCGACGCCGACGCCATCACCCGCGCCGTTGAAATCATTCATGAGGAAAGATAGAACCCCATGGAGCAACACACCCAAGCACCCGTCGTAGGCATCATCGGCGCAGGCCTCGCAGGGCTTGTCGCAGCCTACGAAACCCACAAGCTACTCCCACAGGCCACCATTAAAATCTATGAGGCCGAAGACCGCATCGGCGGCAAACTCCGCACCGTCGCCTTCGAACACGGCCCCGTCGACATGGGCGCCGAAGCCTACCTCGCAAAAGCGCAACACGCCACAGACTTCTTCACCGAACTAGGGCTAGCCGACCGCCTACGCGAACCCAGCGGCATGCCCTCCATGCTCTACCTGCCCGACGGCAACGGCGAACTTAAACCCCTGCCCCGCGGCACCCTCATGGGTATTCCCGCAGCAGCCGAGAGCGTCGCCCACCTCGTCGACGAAGCCACCGCCCGCCGCATCGACGGAGACCACCCCGTCACCTGGCAAGCACCCACAGGCCTCACCCAAGCAGACGCATCCGTGGCCGACCTCGTCCGCGAAGTCCACGGAGACCAAGTCCTCCAACGCATCGTCGAACCACTGCTCGGCGGAGTCTACGCATCAAGCCCAGAACTCATCGGCGTCCGCGCAGCACTCCCACGCCTCGCAGAACAATTCGACGCCATGGTTGCCGCAGGCCAAACACCCCGCCTGACCAGCGCAGTAAAAACAGTCCTCACAAATAACCAATCCACCTACGTCGCCGACACCGATCAACCCGGTGCACCCAAAAAGCCAGTCTTCTCCACCTTTGTCGGCGGCTACGCCGACCTCTACGAAACCCTCGCCGAACAGTCCGGCGCCGAAATCTACAGCGACGCCTTCATCAGCGACATCAACCCCGCACAAAACGCACAGCAGGGTAGTGGTCAATGGACCATCCGCGGCCAAGGCATCAACGACACCGTCGACGCCCTCATCCTCGCCGTACCCGCACCCACCGCAGCAGCCCTCTGCTCCCGCAGCGGGGTAGAGGCCCTCCACCAAGCCGCCACCCACCTGCGCACCATCCCCGTGGCATCCTCCACCGTCGTCGGCCTGCGCCTGCCCGAAGGCGGACTTCCCGACTACTCCGGAATCCTCGTCTCCCGCGCCGACAACCCCACAGTGCAAGCCAAAGCCTTCACCTTCTCCTCCAAAAAATGGCCCCACATCGGGTCTCGCCCCGGAGACCTCGTCCGCGTGTCCTACGGACGCCTCGACAACACCAACCCGCTCGCCGCGCTCACCGACATCGCCCGCGCCGACGAAGACACCCTCGTCGACGCCGCCCTCGACGACCTCCACGCAGTGTGCGGCCTCGACGCACGCACCGCCGGAGTCGAGGAAATTTTCGTCCAACGCTGGTACGGCGGCCTACCTTGCTACCAAGTAGGACACGCCGAACGCATCGCCACCATCGACACATCTCTACAGCCCCTGGGCACCATCGCCCTCACAGGAGCCTGGAAACACGGCGTCGGCGTGCCCGCCATCATCGAAGACGCACAACACGCCGCCCACCACACCACCCGCGCACTCACAAAATCCTGACACTCACAGCTTCCTAACAGGTAGGAGAAGTACACTTGAACGCCATGCACACCCGATCTCGAGAACTGCTCGACAAAGCTCGCCAACTCACCCCCGGCGGAGTCAACTCACCCGTACGAGCATTCAACTCCGTCGGCGGACAAGCACGCTTCATCGCCTCCGCACAAGGATCCAAACTCTACGACGTCGACGGCAACACATACATCGACCTCTTCTGCTCTTGGGGCCCCATGCTCATGGGCAACGCACACCCCGCCATCGTCGAAGCCGTCCAACAAGCCGCCACCCGCGGCCTCTCCTACGGCGCCCCCACCGAAGCAGAAATTCTTCTCGCAGAAGAAATCGTGAGCCGCACCGCCGCCGAAGAAGTTCGCCTCGTCAACTCCGGCACCGAAGCAACCATGTCCGCCGTCCGCCTCGCCCGCGGATACACCGGCCGCAACAAAATCCTCAAATTCGAAGGCTGCTACCACGGCCACGTCGACTCCCTCCTCGTCTCCGCAGGCTCCGGAGTCCTCGACTACTCCGAACCCAACTCCCCAGGCGTCACCCCAGGCACCGCCGCCGACACCATCGTCGTCCCCTACAACGACATCGACGCCGTCCGCGCAGCATTCAACGAACACGGCGATACCATCGCCTGCATCATCGCAGAAGCCGCCGCAGGCAACATGGGCACCGTCGCACCCCTGCCCGGATTCAACCAACAACTCAAAGACATCGCCCACGCCCACGGAGCCCTCCTCATCCTCGACGAAGTCATGACCGGCTTCCGCACCTCCTTCCAAGGCTGGTACGGCATCGACGGCGTCGCCGCAGACCTCATCACCTTCGGCAAAGTCGTCTCCGGAGGCCTCCCCGCCGCCGCGTTCGGCGGCCGCCGCGACATCATGGAACACCTAGCCCCCCAAGGCCCCGTCTACCAGGCCGGCACCCTCGCCGGAAACCCCGTCGCTGTCGCCGCAGGACTTACCAGCCTCCAACTCGCAGATGACAGCGTCTACGACACCGTCAACGCCAACGCCGACCGACTCCACAACCTCGTCACCCAAGCCCTCAGCAAAGAAGGCGTCGCCCACCACATCCAACGCGCCTCCAACATGCTCAGCGTCCGATTCGCCGAAGGCCAAGGCAACAACTACGCCGACATGGCCGCCGCCGAAACCTACCGCTTCGCCCCCTTCTTCCACGCACTGTTGGATAATGGGGTCTTCGTTTCCCCCAGCGTCTTCGAAACCTGGTTCGTCTCCACCGCACTCAGCGACGACGACTTCGAACAGATCGAACGCGCATTCGTCCCAGCGGCACAAGCCGCAGCAGCAGCCACACCCAGCAAGTAAAAAACCAACAACACACCCGAAACAAGAGGAACACATGACCCACACACTGGTCCACTTGGTTCGCCACGGCGAAGTACACAACCCAGAAAAAATCCTCTACGGCCGCATCCCCGGCTACCACCTCAGCGCCCGCGGCCACACCCAAGCCGCAACAACCGCGCGCGCATTCACCACACACGACGTCATCCACCTCGCAGCATCCCCACTGCAGCGCGCACAAGAAACCGCCCAGCCCTTCACCGAAATCACCGGGCTACCCATCACCACCGACGAGGACCTCATCGAAGCAGGCAACCAACTCGAAGGCCTCAAAATCAAAGGCATCAACAGCGCCCTGTGGAACCCCACCTACTGGCCCCTACTCAAAGACCCCACCGAACCCAGCTGGGGCGAACCCTACAGTGACATCCTCGAACGCATGTGGCGCGCCATTCTCAACGCACGCGACGCCGCCGAAGGCCACGAAGCAATCCTCATCAGCCACCAACTACCCATCGTCTGCGTCCAACGATTCGCCCAAGGCCTCCCACTAGCCCACAACCCCGCCAGCCGCCAATGCAACCTCGCAAGCGTCACCAGCCTCGGCTTCGAAGACAACATCCTCACCGACATCTACTACACCGAACCCGCCCAAGAGCTATAACCATGCCCGCACGCACCCAACCACGCCGCACAGCACGCCTCGTCCTCGCAGCAACCACAATCATCGCCACCACCCTCAGCCTCACCGCCTGCAGCAACGACGACACCACCAACAAACAAAACACCACCTTCAGCTTCTATGCCCCCGGCGGACAAACCCTCATCCAATACCCACAAGATGAGCGAAAACCCCTCAACAACTTCAGCGGCGAATCCCTCATGCACCCCGGCGAAACAATCAGCCTCGACGACTATGACGGAAAAGTCCTCGTCCTCAACGCCTGGGGCCAATGGTGCGGACCCTGCCGCACAGAAGTAGACGACCTAGAAACCGTCCAAGAAAACATCGCAAACAAAGGCGGCGCCGTCCTCGGCATCAACGTCCGCGACTACTCACCCGAAGTCGCACGAGACTTCCTTAAAGACGCCGGCGTCACCTACGACAGCATCTACGACCCGCCCTTCAAAACCGCAGCAGCCCTCGGCGGCGTCCCCGCCTCCGTCATCCCCACAACCATCATCCTCGACAAACAACACCGCCCCGCAGCCGTCTTCCTCCGCGAAATCAACGCCGACGAAGTACTCAACATCGTCGAACCCCTACTAGAGGAACAACAGTGACAGAACTCGTCACCGACGGCCCACTCATCCTCGGATTCTTCGCCGCCGCCCTCGCAGGCCTCATCAGCTTCGCCTCCCCCTGCGTCGTACCCCTCGTCCCCGGCTACATGTCCTACCTCGCCAGCATCGTCGGCGGCAGCGTAAACATCGTCGATGGACGCGCCGTCATAAACAAAAAAACACACGTCGCCGCAGCCGCACTCCTCTTCGTCCTCGGCTTCACCACCATATTCCTCCTCGCCACCGTCTCCATCTTCGGCGCCATCAACACCATCACCCTTAACGCCACCTTGCTACAAAAAATTGGCGGCATCATCACCATCCTCATGGGACTCACCTTCATGGGCGCACTCCCATGGCTGCAAAACACCACCCGCATCGCCCCCAAAAAACTCAGCACCTGGCTCGGCGCACCCCTCCTCGGCGCCATCTTCGCCCTCGGCTGGACCCCCTGCCTAGGGCCTACCCTCGCATCCATCATCTCCATCTCCGTAGGAACCCAAGGCGCCACCGCAGCCCGCGGCGCACTCATGGTCATCGGCTACTGCCTCGGCCTCGGCCTACCCTTCATACTCTTCGCCATCTTCTCCACCCACGCCCTCAACTGGGTCAACTGGCTCGGAACCCACACCCGCACAATCCAACTCATCGGCGGCATCGCCCTCGTCCTCGTCGGATGTGCACTACTCACCGGCCTGTGGGATCATGTTGTGGGATTCTTCCGCCAGCTCAGCATGAACCCCGCACTATAAAAACCACATGCACAAACGCTGCGAAAAACACATCGTGCACAGCCACCACGCACCAGCCGTGCACAACACAACCGGAGTGAAAGAACAACAGTGAAGAAATACCCTCAGCTTGCCTGGCGCTGGCTCACCAGCATGCGCACAGCACTCGTCCTCCTCTTCCTCCTCGCCATCGCAGCCATCCCCGGAGCACTCCTCCCACAACGCTCCCTCAACGAAAGCAAAGTTGCAGAATACATCGCCAACGGCGGAAAAACTGCCGAAATCTACGACAAACTGCAACTCTTCGACGTATTCTCCTCCACCTGGTTTACAGCCATCTACATCCTCCTATTCATCTCCCTCATCGGCTGCATCATCCCCCGAACCATCGACCACTACCGCGCCAGCCGCAACGCACCCGTCCGCGCACCCCTACGGATGCAACGCCTCCCACACCGCGCCTTCGGAACCCCCACACACCCTGGCACCCCAGAAGAAATCCTCGACCACGCACAACAACAACTCAAAGGCTGGCGTACTGCCCGCTACACCGGCGAACAAGACCGCGCAGGCCACCCCAGCCTCTCCGCAGAACGGGGATACAGCCGCGAAATTTGCAACCTCATCTTCCACCTAGGCCTCGTCGGCATGCTCGCAAGCATCGGCCTCGGAAAAATGTACTACTACGAAGGCCAAGCCATCGTCGTCACCAACACAGGAGTCAGCGCCAACGGCGCCCCCAACCCAACCGAAAACTCCGAATTCTGCAACACCGCGCTCGCCAACTACGACAGCGTCCGCGCCGGAGCCCTCTTCAAAAACTCCGACCTCACCCCTTTCTGTATCGACGTCCACGACTTCCACGCCGACTACCTACCCAACGGCCAAGCAGAAATGTTTAACTCGAACATTTCCTACGCTGATGGCGAGAACATCTTCGCCCCCAAAGACCAGTGGAAAAACTACGACCTCCGCGTCAACCACCCACTACGCCTCGATGGAGACCGCATCTACCTCCAAGGCCACGGCTTCGCCCCACGCTTCACCATCACTTGGCCCAACGGCGAAACCCGCACCCAAATGATCCAATTCGCCCCCGAAGACGCCACCTATTTCCTCTCCTCCGGCGTCCTCCGCTTCGACCCGCCCTCCGGCATGTACCCCACAGACTACGAACGCCGACAAAACCAACTCGCCATCCAAGGTCTGTTCGCACCCACCGCCCAATTCAGCGGCGAAAACAACGCACTCCTATCCTCCTCCTACCCCGAACAAAAAGACCCCGCCGTCGCCATCGACATCTACCGCGGCGACAACGGGCTCGACACCGGACGAGGCCAAAACATCTTCACCCTCGACCCACAACAACTCCACAACGGCTCCCTCCAAAAAATCGAACGTGTCAACCTCATGCTCGGCGACAGCGTCACCCTCGACGACGGCACCAAAGTCACCTTCGACGGCGCCAACGAATTCATCAACCTCCAAGTCAGCCACGACCCCTTCCAACAATGGGTCCTCATCTCTACCATCACCACACTCGCAGGTCTCGTCGGCTCGCTAGCCATCAAACGGCGCCGCATCTGGATCCGCGTCAGCGACGACGGCATCGAAATGGGCGGACTTTCCCGCACCGACCGCGCAGGCTGGGGCAGCGAATTTGACAGACTCGCCCGACAACTCGTCAACCTAGAACCCACCCACACCCAGCAAGAACCCCAGACTCAGCACGAACCCAAGAATTGAGTAAGGTAACAGACTATGCCGGTGAACCAAGACCTCGCGTTACTGTCTGACTACGCATTCCGATCAGCCTTCCTGATCTACGCACTCGCCCTCATCCTCTCCATCGCCGCCTACGTCGCAGCCGGAGGAACAAAACCCACGAGCGCACGCACCGCAGACAAACTCAGCAACATGACCCAATCCCTCGTGTGGCTCGGCATCATCATCCACGCAGGATCCGTCATCCTCCGCGGCGTCGCCACCCAACGAGTCCCCTGGGGCAACCTCTACGAATACATCTCCGTCACCGCAGTCCTCGCAATGACCGTCGCCGCAGTCGTACTCCACCGCCGCGAACTGCGCATACTCTGGACCTGGGTCCTCGTCCCCATCCTCATCCTCCTCTTCTACGGCGGCACCAAACTCTACGTCAACGCAGGCCCTGTCGTACCCGCACTCCGCTCCTTCTGGCTACCCATCCACGTCTCCACCGTCTCCATCGGCGCAGGCTTCGGACTCATCTCCAGCCTCGCATCCATCCTCTACCTCCTGCGCTCCCGCAACCCACAAGGCTGGCTCGGACGCCTCGTCAACCCACTACCCGACGCCGAAAAACTCGACCGCCTCGCATACCGCGCCGGCATCATCTGCGTCCCCGTCTTCGGCCTCGGCGTAGCCCTCGGCGCCATCTGGGCAGAATCCTCCTGGGGACGATTCTGGAACTGGGACCCCAAAGAAACCATGAGCTTCGTCACCTGGGTCCTCTACGCCGCATACCTCCACGCCCGCGCAACCGCCGGCTGGCGCAAAGCAGCAAGCTGGATCAACGTCGCAGCATTCACCGCCATGGTCTTCAACCTCTTCTTCATCAACCTCGTAGCCAACAGCCTCCACTCCTACGCAGGCCTCAACTAAACACCCCCAACACAACCCAGCACGACCAATGAGCCTCGTCGGAAAACTCACCACACTCACCCTCGCCGTAACCCTCACCCTCGCCACCCTCACCACCGGCACACTCACACACGCCCAAACCAACCCCACCAGCGCACACTGCGGCGAAAAACTACTACTCCTCGTCCGAGGCTCCTCCGAAGAACCACAAGGCCCACAACCCAACCAACTCACCTACCAACAACAACGCGACGACCTCTTCGCCAACAGCCCCACCATCACCACCAACCCCACCAACGACCTCACAACCCTCACCGGCGGAGGCCTCCTCGCCCGCAGCCTCAACACCCCAGGCGCACACACAAGCCTCAACGGAGCAAAAGTAGCCACCCTCGTCTACCCAGCACACCGCATCGAATACAAAGGTGGCATCCTCCCTACCCTTGACAACTTCCACACCTCCGCATCCATCGGCCAGCAACAACTCACCCAAACACTCCACACCATCTACAACCCCTGCCCAACAAACCCACCACAACTCATCCTCGCCGGCTACAGCCAAGGCGCCGACGTCATCAACCTCACCCAAGCCGCCGCCGTCCAAAACAACAACACCCACAACATCGACAACGTCACCAAATACATACTCATCGCCGACCCCTCCCGCCGCCCCCAAGGCCCAGAAAACACAAACGCCCACATCCAGATGGCCGCCACCAACACCATCGGCGGCATCAGCCGCGCCGTCACCGACAGCATCGGCTACCAACTCGTCCTCCCCACCCTCGACAACTACCGCAACAACGCCGGCAACCGAATCAGCAGCTACTGCATGCCCGGCGACCTCGTCTGCGACACACGCACCACCGAAGGCTCCCGCGGCACCAGCCTCCACACCAGCTACGACGTCACCACAGCCCGCTGCAACGCAACCACCTACACCAACTACATGGACTGCGCCTGGGCCGACGCCACAACCACCTGGAACACACCCACACACCCCAACCCCCACGACGTCACCACCCCCGCAGACCAACAAACACCCCCAGCCACCGTCCACCTACAAAACGGCTGGGTTGAACTCAGCATCTCCCGCTTCCTCCGCAACGAACACGAAGCCCAAACCGTCACCCTCCACGGCTACGCAAACGGCATCGAAGTCCTACGCAGCCAACGCAGCATCCGCGGAGGTGGCAGCGGCTCCGTCGCCCTCTACATCACCCAAATCGCCCCCATCCCCAACCTCGACCTCACCATCGAACTCGACGGCCACACCATCGCCCAACTCCCCGCCACCTTCACACCCACCGCACCCAACAAAAACGCCACCATCTACATCCAAAGCGAAAACGAAGACGTCACCCAAGCCGGCCCACCCCTCATCGCCCAAATCGCCGACTGGGAAATCCCCCTCGAACAACGCATGGGCCTCATCTACACCATGTTCGGCAACGAAGGCGTCCGCTGGGCCCGCTGGTGGATCAGCTTCATCTACGAATACGACCTAGACCCCGACCACAACCAACAACTCCAACAATTCATCGACGCCCAAAACCTCCCCGGGCACGACCCAGCAGCCACCGTCGCCAACCCCATTCTCGACCGCATCGTCAATGGCCTCATGGACGAGCACCGGCGACTCCGCATCTATGACATCGACCTACTGACCTTCCTCAGCATCGCTACCGCCGTCGTCTAAAGCCCCCTGATCAGCATCATTCCTATCACCAATGACGCCGCGTTGCTCACGCTCAGCACGCCTGCGCGCCTGCTCCTCCTCGCGCTTCCGAGCGTCTTCCTCCGCCCGCCGCTGCTTAAAACGATCCCTCTCCAAACGCCACAAAAACTCCTCATCATCATCCGGCCCCTTCATCACCGGACGAGCAGCACCCCGACGATTCCCCCGACCCACCCCAACAAACCCATTACCCCCATTAGAACCCAACCCCAAAGCCCGATGAATATACGGCCCATACGCCTTCCACAACAACACAACCGCAGCAACAAACAACAAAAGAAGAAGTAGGCGTCCCATAACCGACATCATAGAACTAAACTGGTCCACCGTGGATAAAAAAACCAACCCCCAAGCCGCACCAAACCCCCACCCCGAACCCCACCTGGACACCAACCTGCGCAACAGGGCCCGACGCGACGTCATCCTCTACGGGCTTGCCCGCCTCGGCCTGTTCATCATCCTCACCATCATCATCCAAGCCATCGCCATGGCCGCAAGCGCCCCCATCCCCCTCATCATGTCCTCCCTCCTTGCGCTGCTGGTCGCCTTCCCCCTCTCCATGCTCATCTTCCGCGGCCTACGTAACCGCGTCACAGAAGAAGTCGCCGCATGGGACGCCAACCGCAAAGCCCACAAACAATGGATCCACAGCGAACTCGAAGGACGCTAAAACAACCCCACAACCGCTATGACAATCCCAACGTCACAGCAGTCACCACACTCCACACCAACATCGCCCTACCCGTCGACCCCAACACCGGAATCAACGCAGCACCCAACGCTCCTTCACGCACCGGGCCCGACGCCACCCACAACAACGGTACCGCCAACAAACCAGCAACACACCACACCGACGACACCATCAACACAAG belongs to Corynebacterium argentoratense DSM 44202 and includes:
- the hemE gene encoding uroporphyrinogen decarboxylase, which translates into the protein MLPTPQAPLLQAAAGLTPERTPVWFMRQAGRSLPEYKQAREGIPMLDSCFMPELLAEITMQPVRRHDVDAAILFSDIVVPLKAAGIDVDIVPGRGPVMAAPIRTRADIDALPILDTNVEEVAQGIALINEELTPTQALIGFVGAPFTLASYLIEGGPSKNHERTKALMHDSPDDWHALMERLVPTITTFLRTQLDAGIDAMQLFDSWVGFLPQADYRTHVLPYSQRILASVRDAGYSIPRIHFGVGTGELLGAMAEAGPDVVGVDWRIPLDVAASRITAASQPKVLQGNLDPALLFASEDALRTHINRIKDEAARAIAAGNATGHIFNLGHGVLPTTDADAITRAVEIIHEER
- the hemG gene encoding protoporphyrinogen oxidase, which codes for MEQHTQAPVVGIIGAGLAGLVAAYETHKLLPQATIKIYEAEDRIGGKLRTVAFEHGPVDMGAEAYLAKAQHATDFFTELGLADRLREPSGMPSMLYLPDGNGELKPLPRGTLMGIPAAAESVAHLVDEATARRIDGDHPVTWQAPTGLTQADASVADLVREVHGDQVLQRIVEPLLGGVYASSPELIGVRAALPRLAEQFDAMVAAGQTPRLTSAVKTVLTNNQSTYVADTDQPGAPKKPVFSTFVGGYADLYETLAEQSGAEIYSDAFISDINPAQNAQQGSGQWTIRGQGINDTVDALILAVPAPTAAALCSRSGVEALHQAATHLRTIPVASSTVVGLRLPEGGLPDYSGILVSRADNPTVQAKAFTFSSKKWPHIGSRPGDLVRVSYGRLDNTNPLAALTDIARADEDTLVDAALDDLHAVCGLDARTAGVEEIFVQRWYGGLPCYQVGHAERIATIDTSLQPLGTIALTGAWKHGVGVPAIIEDAQHAAHHTTRALTKS
- the hemL gene encoding glutamate-1-semialdehyde 2,1-aminomutase produces the protein MHTRSRELLDKARQLTPGGVNSPVRAFNSVGGQARFIASAQGSKLYDVDGNTYIDLFCSWGPMLMGNAHPAIVEAVQQAATRGLSYGAPTEAEILLAEEIVSRTAAEEVRLVNSGTEATMSAVRLARGYTGRNKILKFEGCYHGHVDSLLVSAGSGVLDYSEPNSPGVTPGTAADTIVVPYNDIDAVRAAFNEHGDTIACIIAEAAAGNMGTVAPLPGFNQQLKDIAHAHGALLILDEVMTGFRTSFQGWYGIDGVAADLITFGKVVSGGLPAAAFGGRRDIMEHLAPQGPVYQAGTLAGNPVAVAAGLTSLQLADDSVYDTVNANADRLHNLVTQALSKEGVAHHIQRASNMLSVRFAEGQGNNYADMAAAETYRFAPFFHALLDNGVFVSPSVFETWFVSTALSDDDFEQIERAFVPAAQAAAAATPSK
- a CDS encoding histidine phosphatase family protein; translated protein: MTHTLVHLVRHGEVHNPEKILYGRIPGYHLSARGHTQAATTARAFTTHDVIHLAASPLQRAQETAQPFTEITGLPITTDEDLIEAGNQLEGLKIKGINSALWNPTYWPLLKDPTEPSWGEPYSDILERMWRAILNARDAAEGHEAILISHQLPIVCVQRFAQGLPLAHNPASRQCNLASVTSLGFEDNILTDIYYTEPAQEL
- a CDS encoding TlpA family protein disulfide reductase, translating into MPARTQPRRTARLVLAATTIIATTLSLTACSNDDTTNKQNTTFSFYAPGGQTLIQYPQDERKPLNNFSGESLMHPGETISLDDYDGKVLVLNAWGQWCGPCRTEVDDLETVQENIANKGGAVLGINVRDYSPEVARDFLKDAGVTYDSIYDPPFKTAAALGGVPASVIPTTIILDKQHRPAAVFLREINADEVLNIVEPLLEEQQ
- a CDS encoding cytochrome c biogenesis CcdA family protein, whose translation is MTELVTDGPLILGFFAAALAGLISFASPCVVPLVPGYMSYLASIVGGSVNIVDGRAVINKKTHVAAAALLFVLGFTTIFLLATVSIFGAINTITLNATLLQKIGGIITILMGLTFMGALPWLQNTTRIAPKKLSTWLGAPLLGAIFALGWTPCLGPTLASIISISVGTQGATAARGALMVIGYCLGLGLPFILFAIFSTHALNWVNWLGTHTRTIQLIGGIALVLVGCALLTGLWDHVVGFFRQLSMNPAL
- a CDS encoding cytochrome c biogenesis protein ResB, with product MRTALVLLFLLAIAAIPGALLPQRSLNESKVAEYIANGGKTAEIYDKLQLFDVFSSTWFTAIYILLFISLIGCIIPRTIDHYRASRNAPVRAPLRMQRLPHRAFGTPTHPGTPEEILDHAQQQLKGWRTARYTGEQDRAGHPSLSAERGYSREICNLIFHLGLVGMLASIGLGKMYYYEGQAIVVTNTGVSANGAPNPTENSEFCNTALANYDSVRAGALFKNSDLTPFCIDVHDFHADYLPNGQAEMFNSNISYADGENIFAPKDQWKNYDLRVNHPLRLDGDRIYLQGHGFAPRFTITWPNGETRTQMIQFAPEDATYFLSSGVLRFDPPSGMYPTDYERRQNQLAIQGLFAPTAQFSGENNALLSSSYPEQKDPAVAIDIYRGDNGLDTGRGQNIFTLDPQQLHNGSLQKIERVNLMLGDSVTLDDGTKVTFDGANEFINLQVSHDPFQQWVLISTITTLAGLVGSLAIKRRRIWIRVSDDGIEMGGLSRTDRAGWGSEFDRLARQLVNLEPTHTQQEPQTQHEPKN
- the ccsB gene encoding c-type cytochrome biogenesis protein CcsB, translating into MPVNQDLALLSDYAFRSAFLIYALALILSIAAYVAAGGTKPTSARTADKLSNMTQSLVWLGIIIHAGSVILRGVATQRVPWGNLYEYISVTAVLAMTVAAVVLHRRELRILWTWVLVPILILLFYGGTKLYVNAGPVVPALRSFWLPIHVSTVSIGAGFGLISSLASILYLLRSRNPQGWLGRLVNPLPDAEKLDRLAYRAGIICVPVFGLGVALGAIWAESSWGRFWNWDPKETMSFVTWVLYAAYLHARATAGWRKAASWINVAAFTAMVFNLFFINLVANSLHSYAGLN